The sequence below is a genomic window from Nitrospiraceae bacterium.
GTGCCGAATGGTGCCAAAGGTGGATTCAATGGGGTTCGTGGTCCGCAAGCTTTGCCAGTGGGCGGCTGGATACGCATAGAACGTGAGTAAGGGCTCTCGATCTTTCTCCAGACAGGCCGTGGCCTTCGGGTACTTCGCCTCATAGGTCGTCAGAAACACGTCAAAGGCTCGGATTGCGTCGGATTTGGTTTCGGCCTGCCAGATCTCGTGCAAGGCTTGTTTCGCCTTGGGCTGCACACTCTTCGGCAACGCATTGAGGACATTGCGGGTCTTATGCACCCAACAGCGCTGGTGTCGGGTTGTGGGATAGATTTCCTCCAACGCGCCCCAGAAGCCCAGGGCCCCATCACCAATACCGACCGCCGGGGCCGAGAGTCCCCGAGCTTTGAGGTGCAATAGCACTTCCCGCCAGCTCTGGGTGGATTCACGTATCCCGTCTTCAATGGCCAAGAACCGTTTCTCTCCTTGGCTCGTCACCCCGATGACGACTAACGCACAGAGTCGCTGATGGTCTGCCCGCAGCCCACTGTAAATCCCATCCACCCAGATATCGACCCACTCGTCGTCATCCAGGCGGTGTTGCCGCCATGTCTGGTATTCCTCCCGCCACGTCTGCTTTAACCGTGCGACGGTACTGGCGGACAGACCCTTGGCCTCCGGCCCCACTAAGGCTTCCAAAGCCGTCTGCATCTCTCCCGTCGAAATGCCTTTCAAATACAGCCACGGAATCGCCGCTTCCAGCGTGGCTGTTTTCCGCACATACGGCGGCACCAACGCTGAGTGAAAGGTCACCGGCGGCCCCTGCCGACTGCGCACCTTCGGGACTTGGACCGGCACGGGGCCGAGGCCTGTTTGAATCTCCCGCTCCGGATGATGCCCATTGCCAACAACAATGGCTCGCCCTTGCGCATCCTGCTGATCCGCATACTGCGCTAATAAGTCGGCCCGCTCGGCCTCCAAGGCATGGGCCAGCAGTTGTCGGGCCCCGGTTCGCAGTAATTCGGTTAACGTATCCCGACTCACTGGTTCTTCTGATGATGGTTTGCTACTCTCTAACATCGTGGCGTCTCTCCTTTGTTCGTGGTTGATTGAAGGATGTCTCGCAACACCCATTTCAACCCGAAACGCCGCGTCTTTTCAGCTCACCCAAACACTACTTTTAACTATAACTCTAGCCTTCTTCCTGACTGGCAAAATTAGCAATATGTCGTCAATCGCTACACTGATAAGGTTGAAGTCATATGCCAAATCTGTTACTAAAAAAGGATATGGTGTATCGAATGTGTCGCCTATGAAGCGAATTGCTCCCATTGTCACGGTGTGGTTAATCGCCTGCTTACTGGTTGTAAGCGGTGTCCTGAGCGCTCAGGCCGTTGAGCACAGTCAACACCATGCTCAACATCATGCGAATGTTCATGCCACCTTGCTCTGTGCCTGGTTTTGTGCGGCCGGGCAGACCATAGAAACTGTCGAATTAGTGTGGGAGACGCCCACTGCCTGTTTCACCGCGATTGTGTGTTCTCCTTCGAATCCCACTCAATCAACTCCCCTTGTTTCTTCACCTTCGCGAGCGCCTCCGTTTTCCCTCTAGACGGCTTGGTTCAAACCCAGACGTTCACAACGGTTTCATGTGGTTCGCATCCACCACAGCCCTTTTTGACTCAGAACGGCTGCAGTGAAGTGGATGTGAGCTGTGGGAATAGGGAATAAGCCATTGTTTTCCTATTTTCCCTATCTTTGGAAACGGATTTGATCACAACATACGGAGTTGTTATGAAATATTTGGTTCGGCATCGTTCGGTTTTGGCGTTTACCGTGGGAGTAGGCATTTCGTGTCTGATGATGGGTTCGGCGGCGGGCGCCCTGTTGGATGGGGTGATGGGAGGAGTGGAGAAATCTTTGGCGAAGCGGGCGGAGGAAAAAGGCGAACCGCTCATCATTGGAAATTTTTATCAGGCTGAACGGCCGGACTCCCACGGTCCCATTGGCGTGATGGGCGACCATACGCATAACAAAGGCGAATTCATGTTCTCCTACCGGTATATGC
It includes:
- a CDS encoding IS256 family transposase, which translates into the protein MGVARHPSINHEQRRDATMLESSKPSSEEPVSRDTLTELLRTGARQLLAHALEAERADLLAQYADQQDAQGRAIVVGNGHHPEREIQTGLGPVPVQVPKVRSRQGPPVTFHSALVPPYVRKTATLEAAIPWLYLKGISTGEMQTALEALVGPEAKGLSASTVARLKQTWREEYQTWRQHRLDDDEWVDIWVDGIYSGLRADHQRLCALVVIGVTSQGEKRFLAIEDGIRESTQSWREVLLHLKARGLSAPAVGIGDGALGFWGALEEIYPTTRHQRCWVHKTRNVLNALPKSVQPKAKQALHEIWQAETKSDAIRAFDVFLTTYEAKYPKATACLEKDREPLLTFYAYPAAHWQSLRTTNPIESTFGTIRHRTNRTKGCLTRDGMLHMMFKLGRCAEKTWRRLRGFRQLAQVIKGVTFTDGIEETITDPVAA